A stretch of the Zeugodacus cucurbitae isolate PBARC_wt_2022May chromosome 6, idZeuCucr1.2, whole genome shotgun sequence genome encodes the following:
- the LOC105212580 gene encoding 14-3-3 protein zeta isoform X1 — MSTVDKEELVQKAKLAEQSERYDDMAQAMKSVTETGVELSNEERNLLSVAYKNVVGARRSSWRVISSIEQKTESSARKQQLAREYRERVEKELREICYEVLGLLDKHLIPKASNPESKVFYLKMKGDYYRYLAEVATGDARNTVVDDSQTAYQDAFEISKGKMQPTHPIRLGLALNFSVFYYEILNSPDKACQLAKQAFDDAIAELDTLNEDSYKDSTLIMQLLRDNLTLWTSDTQGDGDEPQEGGDN; from the exons ATGTCAACAGTCGATAAAGAGGAATTGGTTCAAAAGGCAAAATTGGCCGAACAATCTGAAAG ATACGATGACATGGCCCAGGCTATGAAATCAGTCACAGAAACAGGCGTTGAACTGTCAAATGAAGAAAGAAATTTACTCTCCGTTGCATACAAAAATGTTGTTGGTGCCCGCCG ATCATCGTGGAGAGTAATTTCATCAATCGAACAAAAAACTGAATCCTCCGCCAGAAAACAACAACTCGCCCGCGAGTACAGAGAGCGCGTGGAGAAGGAACTGAGGGAAATTTGTTACGAAGTTTTG GGTCTTCTGGACAAACACCTTATTCCAAAAGCCAGCAATCCAGAAAGCAAGGTTTTCTACCTGAAAATGAAGGGAGATTATTACAGGTATTTAGCTGAGGTGGCCACAGGAGACGCACGCAACA CCGTTGTAGACGACTCCCAAACCGCCTACCAGGATGCATTTGAAATTAGCAAGGGAAAAATGCAGCCAACACATCCAATCCGGTTGGGTCTCGCACTAAACTTTTCAGTCTTCTATTATGAGATTCTGAATTCTCCAGACAAAGCTTGCCAACTGGCCAAACAG GCGTTCGATGACGCGATAGCCGAACTGGATACACTCAACGAGGACTCATACAAAGACTCAACGCTGATTATGCAATTGTTGAGAGACAACTTGACCCTCTGGACGTCGGATACGCAAGGGGATGGCGATGAACCACAGGAGGGTGGTGACAACTAA
- the LOC105212580 gene encoding 14-3-3 protein zeta isoform X2, whose translation MSTVDKEELVQKAKLAEQSERYDDMAQAMKSVTETGVELSNEERNLLSVAYKNVVGARRSSWRVISSIEQKTESSARKQQLAREYRERVEKELREICYEVLGLLDKHLIPKASNPESKVFYLKMKGDYYRYLAEVATGDARNSVVEDSKKAYQEAFDIAKGKMQPTHPIRLGLALNFSVFYYEIINSPARACHLAKQAFDDAIAELDTLNEDSYKDSTLIMQLLRDNLTLWTSDTQGDGDEPQEGGDN comes from the exons ATGTCAACAGTCGATAAAGAGGAATTGGTTCAAAAGGCAAAATTGGCCGAACAATCTGAAAG ATACGATGACATGGCCCAGGCTATGAAATCAGTCACAGAAACAGGCGTTGAACTGTCAAATGAAGAAAGAAATTTACTCTCCGTTGCATACAAAAATGTTGTTGGTGCCCGCCG ATCATCGTGGAGAGTAATTTCATCAATCGAACAAAAAACTGAATCCTCCGCCAGAAAACAACAACTCGCCCGCGAGTACAGAGAGCGCGTGGAGAAGGAACTGAGGGAAATTTGTTACGAAGTTTTG GGTCTTCTGGACAAACACCTTATTCCAAAAGCCAGCAATCCAGAAAGCAAGGTTTTCTACCTGAAAATGAAGGGAGATTATTACAGGTATTTAGCTGAGGTGGCCACAGGAGACGCACGCAACA GCGTGGTTGAGGATTCGAAAAAGGCCTATCAGGAGGCATTCGATATTGCTAAAGGCAAAATGCAGCCAACACATCCGATACGTTTAGGCCTCGCCCTCAACTTTTCCGTATtctattatgaaattatcaattcGCCGGCGCGCGCCTGCCATTTGGCTAAACAG GCGTTCGATGACGCGATAGCCGAACTGGATACACTCAACGAGGACTCATACAAAGACTCAACGCTGATTATGCAATTGTTGAGAGACAACTTGACCCTCTGGACGTCGGATACGCAAGGGGATGGCGATGAACCACAGGAGGGTGGTGACAACTAA